A stretch of DNA from Penaeus monodon isolate SGIC_2016 chromosome 20, NSTDA_Pmon_1, whole genome shotgun sequence:
CAAAAGTACAAAGAGTAAGATCTGGTAGAATATTTCTCGCTCCTGTAAGTGAGTGCGGTGAGCTGTGAATTGCGTTGATGTGATTGCGTTCCATTGTTTTGCGTAAGTCGGCCTCGTGATGGATGTCTTTTGCGGGCCCTTTATGCGCTCGGCCTTTTGTtgcggaaagaaaagaaagcaatctAAAATGCAAATTTTGGGATATGCGGGCAGATGNNNNNNNNNNNNNNNNNNNNNNNNNNNNNNNNNNNNNNNNNNNNNNNNNNNNNNNNNNNNNNNNNNNNNNNNNNNNNNNNNNNNNNNNNNNNNNNNNNNNNNNNNNNNNNNNNNNNNNNNNNNNNNNNNNNNNNNNNNNNNNNNNNNNNNNNNNNNNNNNNNNNNNNNNNNNNNNNNNNNNNNNNNNNNNNNNNNNNNNNNNNNNNNNNNNNNNNNNNNNNNNNNNNNNNNNNNNNNNNNNNNNNNNNNNNNNNNNNNNNNNNNNNNNNNNNNNNNNNNNNNNNNNCCCACACGGTAAGTGAACTCCTGAGGAATGAGAAAccattgcagagagagagagggagattaaagaAATATCAAGATATCGAATTGCAACTTGAAGGAATCCGGGAACGGTTGGCGTGTCACCCTCGATCGCATTTACTCGACGCGTTCCCCTTCAACTTGGAACCGCGTCGACGTCGAGCTGCGTTAAAAAAAAACGAGCGTCGAAGCGTGTCGTTAAAGCACATCCCCGGTTAAAGCGCGTCGGTGTCCTAGTGAGGAGGAGTGAATTTTTAACGCGGCAGCCCGGGGTTTACGGCGGAACGTATCTGCGCCGATATATTTTGCGGAGGCATTCGGACGGGTTGCTGGTGCGTTTTGCCCTTCTTTTCATGCAAGCGCCTTTGCGGGATGGTTCTCGGTGAAGGGTTGNNNNNNNNNNNNNNNNNNNNNNNNNNNNNNNNNNNNNNNNNNNNNNNNNNNNNNNNNNNNNNNNNNNNNNNNNNNNNNNNNNNNNNNNNNNNNNNNNNNNNNNNNNNNNNNNNNNNNNNNNNNNNNNNNNNNNNNNNNNNNNNNNNNNNNNNNNNNNNNNNNNNNNNNNNNNNNNNNNNNNNNNNNNNNNNNNNNNNNNNNNNNNNNNNNNNNNNNNNNNNNNNNNNNNNNNNNNNNNNNNNNNNNNNNNNNNNNNNNNNNNNNNNNNNNNNNNNNNNNNNNNNNNNNNNNNNNNNNNNNNNNNNNNNNNNNNNNNNNNNNNNNNNNNNNNNNNNNNNNNNNNNNNNNNNNNNNNNNNNNNNNNNNNNNNNNNNNNNNNNNNNNNNNNNNNNNNNNNNNNNNNNNNNNNNNNNNNNNNNNNNNNNNNNNNNNNNNNNNNNNNNNNNNNNNNNNNNNNNNNNNNNNNNNNNNNNNNNNNNNNNNNNNNNNNNNNNNNNNNNNNNNNNNNNNNNNNNNNNNNNNNNNNNNNNNNNNNNNNNNNNNNNNNNNNNNNNNNNNNNNNNNNNNNNNNNNNNNNNNNNNNNNNNNNNNNNNNNNNNNNNNNNNNNNNNNNNNNNNNNNNNNNNNNNNNNNNNNNNNNNNNNNNNNNNNNNNNNNNNNNNNNNNNNNNNNNNNNTTTCTGTTTCGTGGCGCTTTTAGTTTGATGGAACGTTTCCaattatttataactttttttcgTTAATGTTTATGTAGGTTTCCTTTCGTTGGAGATTtgacgaaatattttttttcccttttttttttagacattttagACAAAGTTGTACCGCGTTAATTATTCCAGGGAGCACGCATCGATAATTATTGCAGGCTGGAGGACATTGCAGGCTGGAGACATTGCAGGCTGTAGGACATTGCAGGCTGGAGGACATTGCAGGCTGTAGGACATTGCAGGCTGGAGGACATTGCAGGCTGGAGGACAATGCGTGATCGTTCTGCTACAGGTCGATGGGGACGCTCTTATGGCTTCGTAGGCTTAGATCTGGCTCGGTGGCTCGCTGTAAATCNNNNNNNNNNNNNNNNNNNNNNNNNNNNNNNNNNNNNNNNNNNNNNNNNNNNNNNNNNNNNNNNNNNNNNNNNNNNNNNNNNNNNNNNNNNNNNNNNNNNNNNNNNNNNNNNNNNNNNNNNNNNNNNNNNNNNNNNNNNNNNNNNNNNNNNNNNNNNNNNNNNNNNNNNNNNNNNNNNNNNNNNNNNNNNNNNNNNNNNNNNNNNNNNNNNNNNNNNNNNNNNNNNNNNNNNNNNNNNNNNNNNNNNNNNNNNNNNNNNNNNNNNNNNNNNNNNNNNNNNNNNNNNNNNNNNNNNNNNNNNNNNNNNNNNNNNNNNNNNNNNNNNNNNNNNNNNNNNNNNNNNNNNNNNNNNNNNNNNNNNNNNNNNNNNNNNNNNNNNNNNNNNNNNNNNNNNNNNNNNNNNNNNNNNNNNNNNNNNNNNNNNNNNNNNNNNNNNNNNNNNNNNNNNNNNNNNNNNNNNNNNNNNNNNNNNNNNNNNNNNNNNNNNNNNNNNNNNNNNNNNNNNNNNNNNNNNNNNNNNNNNNNNNNNNNNNNNNNNNNNNNNNNNNNNNNNNNNNNNNNNNNNNNNNNNNNNNNNNNNNNNNNNNNNNNNNNNNNNNNNNNNNNNNNNNNNNNNNNNNNNNNNNNNNNNNNNNNNNNNNNNNNNNNNNNNNNNNNNNNNNNNNNNNNNNNNNNNNNNNNNNNNNNNNNNNNNNNNNNNNNNNNNNNNNNNNNNNNNNNNNNNNNNNNNNNNNNNNNNNNNNNNNNNNNNNNNNNNNNNNNNNNNNNNNNNNNNNNNNNNNNNNNNNNNNNNNNNNNNNNNNNNNNNNNNNNNNNNNNNNNNNNNNNNNNNNNNNNNNNNNNNNNNNNNNNNNNNNNNNNNNNNNNNNNNNNNNNNNNNNNNNNNNNNNNNNNNNNNNNNNNNNNNNNNNNNNNNNNNNNNNNNNNNNNNNNNNNNNNNNNNNNNNNNNNNNNNNNNNNNNNNNNNNNNNNNNNNNNNNNNNNNNNNNNNNNNNNNNNNNNNNNNNNNNNNNNNNNNNNNNNNNNNNNNNNNNNNNNNNNNNNNNNNNNNNNNNNNNNNNNNNNNNNNNNNNNNNNNNNNNNNNNNNNNNNNNNNNNNNNNNNNNNNNNNNNNNNNNNNNNNNNNNNNNNNNNNNNNNNNNNNNNNNNNNNNNNNNNNNNNNNNNNNNNNNNNNNNNNNNNNNNNNNNNNNNNNNNNNNNNNNNNNNNNNNNNNNNNNNNNNNNNNNNNNNNNNNNNNNNNNNNNNNNNNNNNNNNNNNNNNNNNNNNNNNNNNNNNNNNNNNNNNNNNNNNNNNNNNNNNNNNNNNNNNNNNNNNNNNNNNNNNNNNNNNNNNNNNNNNNNNNNNNNNNNNNNNNNNNNNNNNNNNNNNNNNNNNNNNNNNNNNNNNNNNNNNNNNNNNNNNNNNNNNNNNNNNNNNNNNNNNNNNNNNNNNNNNNNNNNNNNNNNNNNNNNNNNNNNNNNNNNNNNNNNNNNNNNNNNNNNNNNNNNNNNNNNNNNNNNNNNNNNNNNNNNNNNNNNNNNNNNNNNNNNNNNNNNNNNNNNNNNNNNNNNNNNNNNNNNNNNNNNNNNNNNNNNNNNNNNNNNNNNNNNNNNNNNNNNNNNNNNNNNNNNNNNNNNNNNNNNNNNNNNNNNNNNNNNNNNNNNNNNNNNNNNNNNNNNNNNNNNNNNNNNNNNNNNNNNNNNNNNNNNNNNNNNNNNNNNNNNNNNNNNNNNNNNNCATAAACAGCTTCACTGAGGCACATGCACGCCGAACAGGATAACTGGGCAAGCAAACAATCAAGCGCAAGAACAGTTGGGCAAGCCATTGTTTGTTTGTCCGCTTTCAGTTTCCGCACGAACAGCTGATCGGCTTTCTGTTGATGAAGagccatttattttttcttctaggaTTTATTTGATTTCGCTGCANNNNNNNNNNNNNNNNNNNNNNNNNNNNNNNNNNNNNNNNATTGGATATGTTAACAAAGGCTTGGGGTTTCTTCGTATTTCAGAATTTGAGATNNNNNNNNNNNNNNNNNNNNNNNNNNNNNNNNNNNNNNNNNNNNNNNNNNNNNNNNNNNNNNNNNNNNNNNNNNNNNNNNNNNNNNNNNNNNNNNNNNNNNNNNNNNNNNNNNNNNNNNNNNNNNNNNNNNNNNNNNNNNNNNNNNNNNNNNNNNNNNNNNNNNNNNNNNNNNNNNNNNNNNNNNNNNNNNNNNNNNNNNNNNNNNNNNNNNNNNNNNNNNNNNNNNNNNNNNNNNNNNNNNNNNNNNNNNNNNNNNNNNNNNNNNNNNNNNNNNNNNNNNNNNNNNNNNNNNNNNNNNNNNNNNNNNNNNNNNNNNNNNNNNNNNNNNNNNNNNNNNNNNNNNNNNNNNNNNNNNNNNNNNNNNNNNNNNNNNNNNNNNNNNNNNNNNNNNNNNNNNNNNNNNNNNNNNNNNNNNNNNNNNNNNNNNNNNNNNNNNNNNNNNNNNNNNNNNNNNNNNNNNNNNNNNNNNNNNNNNNNNNNNNNNNNNNNNNNNNNNNNNNNNNNNNNNNNNNNNNNNNNNNNNNNNNNNNNNNNNNNNNNNNNNNNNNNNNNNNNNNNNNNNNNNNNNNNNNNNNNNNNNNNNNNNNNNNNNNNNNNNNNNNNNNNNNNNNNNNNNNNNNNNNNNNNNNNNNNNNNNNNNNNNNNNNNNNNNNNNNNNNNNNNNNNNNNNNNNNNNNNNNNNNNNNNNNNNNNNNNNNNNNNNNNNNNNNNNNNNNNNNNNNNNNNNNNNNNNNNNNNNNNNNNNNNNNNNNNNNNNNNNNNNNNNNNNNNNNNNNNNNNNNNNNNNNNNNNNNNNNNNNNNNNNNNNNNNNNNNNNNNNNNNNNNNNNNNNNNNNNNNNNNNNNNNNNNNNNNNNNNNNNNNNNNNNNNNNNNNNNNNNNNNNNNNNNNNNNNNNNNNNNNNNNNNNNNNNNNNNNNNNNNNNNNNNNNNNNNNNNNNNNNNNNNNNNNNNNNNNNNNNNNNNNNNNNNNNNNNNNNNNNNNNNNNNNNNNNNNNNNNNNNNNNNNNNNNNNNNNNNNNNNNNNNNNNNNNNNNNNNNNNNNNNNNNNNNNNNNNNNNNNNNNNNNNNNNNNNNNNNNNNNNNNNNNNNNNNNNNNNNNNNNNNNNNNNNNNNNNNNNNNNNNNNNNNNNNNNNNNNNNNNNNNNNNNNNNNNNNNNNNNNNNNNNNNNNNNNNNNNNNNNNNNNNNNNNNNNNNNNNNNNNNNNNNNNNNNNNNNNNNNNNNNNNNNNNNNNNNNNNNNNNNNNNNNNNNNNNNNNNNNNNNNNNNNNNNNNNNNNNNNNNNNNNNNNNNNNNNNNNNNNNNNNNNNNNNNNNNNNNNNNNNNNNNNNNNNNNNNNNNNNNNNNNNNNNNNNNNNNNNNNNNNNNNNNNNNNNNNNNNNNNNNNNNNNNNNNNNNNNNNNNNNNNNNNNNNNNNNNNNNNNNNNNNNNNNNNNNNNNNNNNNNNNNNNNNNNNNNNNNNNNNNNNNNNNNNNNNNNNNNNNNNNNNNNNNNNNNNNNNNNNNNGCACTAATCATTctggtgttgttgatgttgcagATGCGTTTGTTCAACTTAGCTTGCTTTGTGTGCAGTGTAATATCACATACCATGATTTTCGCTTTGAACTGAGACGCAAAGTGGGAATAACATGTGGCGGAACATGCTGTGTGAGAAAGTGAAAGACAAGAGAACAAGCAGGAaatgtgtgttgtctgttttttattcgataagagagataagagagaggagaaaagcttGTGTTGCTTGTGCCATGTgtgagaaggagaaagcaagGCAGTGTGCGGTGCTTGTGTGTTTTATCACATAAGCGGAAGAGTAagtagcgtgtgtttgtgtgttttttttcagatgagGGAGAATGCAAGGATTGTTTCTTGCTCGTGCTTTATAAGATAAAAGCGAAATCAATAAATGTATGTGGCCTGTgtgttttaagtatatattttttcaagtgcctttTAGTATCCGAATAATAGAAAATGTGATCTTGTACTTAATGTCAAGGGAGGGTATTGGAAATGTCACCTTGTATGTAATGGCAGCGTTTATGGAatcgttactgtttttttttttttttatagctgatGACAGTGCTGTTCAGTTTATGAATTTTGCACATCTTATTTCTTTACTATCATATGTCTTCATTTTATAAGCAAAGTCTACTTTTGTTTGCTACATTGCATGTGTAGATACAATGCACATGAACAACGCCGCATGGCGTGTTCCTCTGGCATCTTCCGCAAGGCAGGATAATGAAAGAGCGGTCCTTGTCTCACGTTTATTCCATGGACAGGTACAAAGTTGTTCAGCGTGGTTGTGTCCCTTCCGAACTGGAGAGTCACGGTAGGAGACTGCTCGCGATGTCCACACTACACACTACGTCAAACGTACAACATTGAGGCAACAGAGTGACCTGGCCGCACCGCGTGGCCGTCGCGCGCGAGAAGGGCGCCTCGACGTGGTCGGTGGGCGACGCGAGGCAGAAGCAGAGATTACTGTCGCTGTGGGTATGTCTTCTGCAAGCTCTGGCGAGGGAATGtctgggaaggaggatgggtgttgcgtgcgtacgtgcgcgcgAGACGACGACGCCCCGAGAACGCGAGGTCGTGTTGCGTCCTCCAGAGAGCGACTCCGGATGTCGGGGTGAGCGCCTCGCCCTTCGCCTACGCGGACTTCTTGGAAAATAAATTAACGTCACCGGCAACTCATAATGAACATTGTTACGGGAGTACAAACACGCAAGATAGCCACTACCTagggttaatataataatatacagtaagAGCTGTACACACACAGTATTTACATCCAGTCACACTTCTTCCATACTCTTGCTAATATAGAACACATCTTaaacatatttcattatataccTTTCCAGTATCTTCTAGTCTATATCGTAAACTTATCAGACATTATTACACTCTTCTGACGCTCATATTTACTATACACATCCTTAAAGACAAATCTGTTTACACCCTTTTTACTGACACCGTCATATGTACCTTCACATTTACACTGCGTTAAATAGAACAATCGTACAGATTTGACAGTCCGATTATCACTCTTTCATTTATAGTCTGGCGGAGAGGCTGTGATGTCGCGCTGCGTTGTTCATGGTTTCGTGGCCCTGGGGGCGCACAGCGCCGGCCGCGACCGTTTGCCACAGCAGCGGTGACACTCCCTGATGAATTCTTTGGGCCGCGGTGCCAAGGGGAAGCCTGTGCGTTTCTCGGGTATCAAGTGCGATGTGGCTTGTAGAAGCGGCTTCGCCGTCGGATTGCGCTTGCCGCGGCCCGCCCTTTGGGGGAAGAGGCGTCTCTCACAGGACTGAGGGAGCACTTTGTGCAGTTCGTATGTACCGCCTGTCACGCACGACGCAGATCAGGGTCATGGCAGTACGTTTCATCGCATTACACTTGCACACGCTCGCATACATTCACGttcacatacaaacgcacacattgCTTATAAGTCGCTATGAGATTAATAATTCAGACATCAAGTTATTCCAGGATGTACATTACATACAACCATATCAGTACTAAACCAGTAGAGTATATATGATCAACGAAACACTTGTAGCATAAAATCACAAGATCACATTGTCACAGAGAGTCTTCGCCCAGAGCTCCCTGGAGAGGGCTTCAGGCGCGAGCGGCGGCGAGGGACAGGAGGGCGGCCAGCGCGGGCCACACGGCGAGCTGAGCTGCGCCGCTGTCGGCCTCCAGGGGCACATCGTGCTGGGACGTGGTGCTCAGGGAGTCGCTCTTCGGCTTCTCGGGCCCGACCATGGACATCTTAGGAGGCTCNNNNNNNNNNNNNNNNNNNNNNNNNNNNNNNNNNNNNNNNNNNNNNNAGCTGTAGAGCATCGTTTTTTGCGCGGGGATGTCGAGCACGGTGTTGTTGTGAATGTAGTACGGGGAGGAGTAGTTGGCGCTGAGCAGCACCAGCCGCTGGTCCATGTGAAGGCCCTCGATGACGCGCGAGACCTGGCTCCCGTCCTGGTACGTGGTGGTCAGTTTGCCGTTGTAGGGTGCCTCCGTCGTGCGCACGGTCCCGATAAGATGGACCCTCACGCCCGTGCCGGGGGGGAGGTCGTACTCCAGGATCTGTCGCTGCATCCGGTCGAACTCATTCTGGATGCCCCAGACCAGGTCGTGCTCCTCGGTCTCAGGCGGCGGTGACACCACGTGCGAGGGCAGGCCGACGTAAGTGCCCTTGACGCTGCCCCAGTACGACAACTGCTTCACCACCACCTCACGCTCCTCCACCACCCGCTGCCGAGAGGGGCCGGGGTTGAGCAGCAGGGCCTCTGCCAGCACCGTGTCCACATTCGAGACGTTGATGTAGCCGTCCAGCGTGATGCCTCGCAGGTCGTAGGACACGGGCTCGTCCTCCACGAGCACCATGGCGTTGTCCACGCGGACGACGTCGGCGCCAGCGACCAGATGGGCGCGACGCTCCTGCGGCGCCAGGAAGCCTGCTTGCGGGAAGCTGTTCTTGCCTTCGCGCACCGCCAAGAAGCGCTTCGCGTGCGCAGCCACGGCGTTGTGAGGGGGGGCCATGTAGCGGTCCCACTGCACGTATCTCACCTTCGCGGAGCCATTCACGGACACCAGCACCTCGAAGTCACCCTCCACGCGCAGCACTTTGCCGAGGAAAGGCACGGAGCACACTCCGCCGTGCATGGCTCCGGCCACAAACGTGCCGTGCTTCTCGGCACGACACCACACTGTAGCGGGATCATCTTCTGCAACCAGTACTGCGTGTGCCGTGTGCATGCCCTCGCTCACGTGCACCCAGGCCAGCGTCGAGGAGGTGATGGTAGCGCCGCCCTCGCGTCGGATCTTGGACATATCCATGTTTCCTCTCGCGCAGGTCACGCACGCCGCGGCCGCCAGCATCAACCTGCAAAAGGACGACTCTGTTAGACTGCAGTTTTTGCCAAGGGAGACTGCTTATTTCCTACAAGtacattatgaaatatataactaGGCGAGAAATATTGCTCAATGAGTTATCATTGTTTGACTGTGCTATTAGAattcaaaacaaattaaaattttgagaAAGGCTGAGAAATATGTATTAGAGCTACGGCGCGTTTGTTACATTGGTGCACAACAACCACAGCGCTGTTTGTGAGCTAATCCAAGCCAGGTCGATGTCACAGGTCAGTCTGACTCAGTATTTATGCATTGGGTTTTGATGCGCCGTGTGACCTTTTAGTATGTGGCTAAACACAGCTGTGTTGAATAATAACATTTGTGATAAACGTGAATTCGAACATGAACTTGCTCAATTTTATATCGAGCAAGTGAGAGACGAAAATGCGTATGATGAAGAGACAGCTTCTGTTGAAGAATTTGAAAGGCAAAGTCGATGTTGGCTTTGCTTTGCCTGTAGTTTGAATAAGAGAACACAGGAGTCGGAAATATAGGGGTTTACGAACTGCTGTTTCCTGCATNNNNNNNNNNNNNNNNNNNNNNNNNNNNNNNNNNNNNNNNNNNNNNNNNNNNNNNNNNNNNNNNNNNNNNNNNNNNNNNNNNNNNNNNNNNNNNNNNNNNNNNNNNNNNNNNNNNNNNNNNNNNNNNNNNNNNNNNNNNNNNNNNNNNNNNNNNNNNNNNNNNNNNNNNNNNNNNNNNNNNNNNNNNNNNNNNNNNNNNNNNNNNNNNNNNNNNNNNNNNNNNNNNNNNNNNNNNNNNNNNNNNNNNNNNNNNNNNNNNNNNNNNNNNNNNNNNNNNNNNNNNNNNNNNNNNNNNNNNNNNNNNNNNNNNNNNNNNNNNNNNNNNNNNNNNNNNNNNNNNNNNNNNNNNNNNNNNNNNNNNNNNNNNNNNNNNNNNNNNNNNNNNNNNNNNNNNNNNNNNNNNNNNNNNNNNNNNNNNNNNNNNNNNNNNNNNNNNNNNNNNNNNNNNNNNNNNNNNNNNNNNNNNNNNNNNNNNNNNNNNCAGGCTAGCCCACTCAGAAGATCCGAGGCGGGAAAAGCTAAAATGCTTTCTTAGCTCTTTGGATTTAAATAAAGGAacctttcccttttgttctcaTTTTTGACTCCCAATTTGAATATGGGCTTCCTTTATGNNNNNNNNNNNNNNNNNNNNNNNNNNNNNNNNNNNNNNNNNNNNNNNNNNNNNNNNNNNNNNNNNNNNNNNNNNNNNNNNNNNNNNNNNNNNNNNNNNNNNNNNNNNNNNNNNNNNNNNNAATAATGTGAAGCTGCATGAGCATTTCATGGTAGTTATTGTAGAGTGCAAGGAGGGCGAGCCTGATTGCTACTGCTGCcggatgtaggggggggggggggtaggtagtcTTAAGGTTTCATatgggcttctttgcagtgatCTTTTCTTCGGCGCGATTGGCGATTTAATGAACTGATGTAAGAGTGGCAGTGAGAAATCATCGGCAATGTgcttatcattttaatatttttaagaaattatCATTAAGTTTCAAGGGTGAGTATGTNNNNNNNNNNNNNNNNNNNNNNNNNNNNNNNNNNNNTTCGCATACGTCAGCACACGTACTCACGCAGAAAGAGTGGTGCCAAGTGTATCGCGTTTCACGTTATCATAGAAGCCGTAGGTGACGGAAGGGCCGATTTCCATTCTCGTGTTTCCTTTACACCCTTTCCGTCTCCCTTCCCTGTCCTTCCTCCCTTGATCATACCCTTTNNNNNNNNNNNNNNNNNNNNNNNNNNNNNNNNNNNNNNNNNNNNNNNNNNNNNNNNNNNNNNNNNNNNNNNNNNNNNNNNNNNNNNNNNNNNNNNNNNNNNNNNNNNNNNNNNNNNNNNNNNNNNNNNNNNNNNNNNNNNNNNNNNNNNNNNNNNNNNNNNNNNNNNNNNNNNNNNNNNNNNNNNNNNNNNNNNNTTGTGCGCCCTTCCCTATGCCTATTCCCTATGTGTTTGTGTTCCACCCCGCTGGGTTTTAATGCTCGTAGTATAAACAATACCAGTGTTTATTATGACTTTTGGTTTTGAATGGTTATTTGTTTTGTGAAGAGTACGAGGTGGTCNNNNNNNNNNNNNNNNNNNNNNNNNNNNNNNNNNNNNNNNNNNNNNNNNNNNNNNNNNNNNNNNNNNNNNNNNNNNNNNNNNNNNNNNNNNNNNNNNNNNNNNNNNNNNNNNNNNNNNNNNNNNNNNNNNNNNNNNNNNNNNNNNNNNNNNNNNNNNNNNNNNNNNNNNNNNNNNNNNNNNNNNNNNNNNNNNNNNNNNNNNNNNNNNNNNNNNNNNNNNNNNNNNNNNNNNNNNNNNNNNNNNNNNNNNNNNNNNNNNNNNNNNNNNNNNNNNNNNNNNNNNNNNNNNNTGCGTGATCGACGAGGAGCCTGGCCGTACCAAAGGTGGAGGAGCCAAGCCTCTTTTCCGAAGTCTCTCTGATCTCTGGTTTTAAGATTCACAGTGACGCCTCAAGGTTATCCTCTCTGAACATGCATGATAATTTTCTCCTTATCATAAAAGAGTCTCTTTGGAGCTTACAGTGAATGCGTAATGAAATCTAGTGACTttcgacacacacgcacacgcatggacACAGATGTGCCCGCATCCACTCACCCATCTAACCGCATACATCCGACAGCCACttacagagagcgaaagagagaaagaggaagagagctgCCTCATAGTTTCATAATCTGNNNNNNNNNNNNNNNNNNNNNNNNNNNNNNNNNNNNNNNNNNNNNNNNNNNNNNNNNNNNNNNNNNNNACCAGTattaagtacccccccccccctcccctcgtgcTCTCTCGCTCTTGGCTCTTCACTCTAATAAATGTTTAAGGCTTTGATGATGTTCCTTATTAGCATaggtgcccctcccccctccatccctcctccatctttgcccctcccccttccatccctcctccatcttcgcccctccccccctccatccctcctccatcttcgcccccctcccccctaaataaTCACTTGCTCGCTAAGTTGGCCGTCGGTGcaggggaaaggcggggggaNNNNNNNNNNNNNNNNNNNNNNNNNNNNNNNNNNNNNNNNNNNNNNNNNNNNNNNNNNNNNNNNNNNNNNNNNNNNNNNNNNNNNNNNNNNNNNNNNNNNNNNNNNNNNNNNNNNNNNNNNNNNNNNNNNNNNNNNNNNNNNNNNNNNNNNNNNNNNNNNNNNNNNNNNNNNNNNNNNNNNNNNNNNNNNNNNNNCAAAAAATGGTGAAAAGCAAAGGATAAAGAAATGGTAAGATGAATTCCAAAAGGAAAgacgatgaatatatatgtacataacgtgaaaagaaaaacagaagtggTAGAAAGAAGGGCTGTTAACAGACATGAACGTAGAACAGAAGTGGTAGAAAGAAGGGCAGTTAACAGACATGAACGTAGATACATATTCGCCATAAATACATCGCAGCCAGCCCTCAAAAGAGGGTCGATGCCCATGCCATATGGCGGAGGGTCTCGCGCCTCTGTGGCAACGTCTTCACTCAACCATAGTGGTcctgttggggttttgggtgggggaggctggtaggggcaggggaaggagggtaaggaagagggagcaggggaagggTGGCAGGGGAGagtgaggtaggggaggggagagaaagatcgaAAGGTCAGGTATAACAAAACTTGGTGAACGTCCTCTCGGCGTGagctcttctccttccttctgttgcattccctctttcttacccTCTNNNNNNNNNNNNNNNNNNGTCCGTCCCATTTCTCCCGCACCCTCTCCTGCTGCAGGTATTCAGATTCTGGTTATCTTTGCGTTATCTCTCTTATATGGCGAGCGATGTCACCTCCTCGTACCCTGTCCCCTGATGGATGATCACTCCATTGATCCCGGATTTTGACCCCGAACTtaaaagaggataagaaaaagaaacatgtaAGCGCA
This window harbors:
- the LOC119585643 gene encoding protein unzipped-like (The sequence of the model RefSeq protein was modified relative to this genomic sequence to represent the inferred CDS: added 47 bases not found in genome assembly) is translated as MGMNKAVSFPFRLMLAAAACVTCARGNMDMSKIRREGGATITSSTLAWVHVSEGMHTAHAVLVAEDDPATVWCRAEKHGTFVAGAMHGGVCSVPFLGKVLRVEGDFEVLVSVNGSAKVRYVQWDRYMAPPHNAVAAHAKRFLAVREGKNSFPQAGFLAPQERRAHLVAGADVVRVDNAMVLVEDEPVSYDLRGITLDGYINVSNVDTVLAEALLLNPGPSRQRVVEEREVVVKQLSYWGSVKGTYVGLPSHVVSPPPETEEHDLVWGIQNEFDRMQRQILEYDLPPGTGVRVHLIGTVRTTEAPYNGKLTTTYQDGSQVSRVIEGLHMDQRLVLLSANYSSPYYIHNNTVLDIPAQKTMLYSSTTTTTTTTTTTTTTPEPPKMSMVGPEKPKSDSLSTTSQHDVPLEADSGAAQLAVWPALAALLSLAAARA